The proteins below come from a single Holdemania massiliensis genomic window:
- a CDS encoding alpha/beta fold hydrolase, translating into MLKAFFSESAQAVLRYQENNGEGPLLILIHGLGCTGLLDYSRVAQTLALKDRHLWLIDLLGAGQSEKPRDFPYTVDAHAQVLTELIQQRSSGPVVVYGHSLGGPIALSVAENNPESVIGILLSEANLDPSPQDQPSYKTAQLSEAEFCEWGYQRILDAAAKAGMTWAISLATWLPQAMHRLSADAVLGGKPSWRQRLYALKCPKRFLFGEKSLPYPDTEELPRQGIEVQILHEVGHNMAYEDPDQLAQALADFITKIQRPQ; encoded by the coding sequence ATGCTTAAAGCGTTTTTCAGTGAATCAGCTCAGGCCGTGCTGCGGTATCAGGAAAATAATGGGGAAGGCCCCTTATTGATCCTGATTCATGGGCTGGGATGCACCGGACTTTTGGATTATTCTCGGGTGGCACAGACCTTGGCACTGAAAGATCGGCATCTCTGGCTGATTGACTTGCTTGGCGCGGGACAGAGTGAGAAACCTCGCGATTTCCCATACACAGTCGATGCCCATGCTCAAGTTCTGACAGAGTTGATCCAGCAGCGAAGCAGTGGCCCGGTGGTCGTTTATGGGCACAGTTTAGGCGGCCCGATTGCCCTAAGCGTGGCTGAAAACAATCCCGAATCAGTGATCGGCATCCTTCTCAGCGAGGCGAATCTGGACCCCAGCCCGCAGGATCAGCCCAGTTATAAAACAGCTCAGCTGAGCGAGGCGGAATTTTGTGAGTGGGGTTATCAGCGGATCCTGGATGCCGCAGCTAAAGCCGGAATGACTTGGGCAATTTCGCTTGCAACATGGCTCCCGCAGGCGATGCATCGGCTTTCCGCAGATGCTGTATTGGGTGGCAAACCGTCATGGCGGCAGCGTCTTTATGCGCTGAAGTGTCCAAAGCGATTTTTGTTTGGTGAAAAATCATTGCCGTATCCCGATACGGAAGAACTGCCTCGTCAGGGGATTGAAGTTCAGATTCTGCATGAAGTTGGACATAATATGGCCTACGAAGATCCTGATCAGCTGGCGCAGGCTCTGGCTGATTTTATAACCAAGATTCAACGGCCGCAGTGA
- a CDS encoding GNAT family N-acetyltransferase: MIEIKAARWEDCGQVAALIEQLEEMPIDKERFEAVYRANLSNPQIDYRTAWINGFLAGFLSVHIQNLLHHTSAIAEIEELVVDARYRGQGIGKCLFDQAKKIAAQAGCPQLECACNQRRTASHEFYKRQGMACRHYKFTLPLK, from the coding sequence ATGATTGAAATCAAGGCTGCACGATGGGAAGACTGCGGACAAGTAGCCGCGCTGATTGAACAGCTGGAGGAAATGCCGATTGATAAAGAGCGCTTTGAGGCTGTTTATCGGGCGAATTTGTCCAATCCCCAAATTGATTATCGAACCGCGTGGATCAATGGGTTTCTGGCAGGATTTTTGAGTGTTCATATACAAAATCTGCTGCATCACACTTCCGCAATTGCGGAGATTGAAGAACTGGTTGTCGATGCGCGTTACCGCGGTCAGGGCATAGGGAAATGTTTATTTGATCAGGCAAAGAAGATCGCGGCGCAGGCTGGATGTCCGCAGTTGGAATGTGCCTGCAACCAACGTCGCACAGCCAGCCATGAGTTTTATAAGCGGCAGGGAATGGCGTGCCGGCACTATAAATTTACCCTGCCGCTGAAATAG
- a CDS encoding HAD family hydrolase — protein MKYKCVVVDLDQTLLHKDKSLSDLTAAAFAQLPCETEIVVATGRAIVRTQNYAELIHARSMICTNGSIVYHQGQVIYRQELDSQKLTDLIEVLRKIEAVHITLFYPTEVYTTNEYFIEKGESLRLDLDHFNPHEIQKIFVVTSNHAAIQTIDFSAYGMKAVPLSEDGNIFVITAQHVNKGNALKALCDHLSLNLKEVVAFGDDYNDLEMIQEAGCGVAMANAVPEILAAADQQTLSNDEDGVAVWLQKHRSDFA, from the coding sequence ATGAAATACAAATGTGTTGTCGTCGATCTGGATCAAACGCTGCTGCATAAGGATAAATCGTTATCGGATCTGACTGCCGCAGCCTTCGCTCAGCTGCCTTGCGAAACGGAGATTGTCGTTGCGACTGGACGGGCTATCGTGCGCACACAGAACTATGCCGAGCTGATCCATGCCCGTTCCATGATCTGCACCAATGGTTCGATTGTCTATCATCAAGGTCAGGTCATTTACCGTCAGGAACTCGACAGTCAGAAGCTTACAGACTTGATTGAAGTACTGCGGAAAATTGAAGCGGTCCACATCACACTGTTTTATCCAACCGAAGTATATACAACAAATGAGTATTTCATTGAAAAAGGCGAATCGCTGCGGCTGGATCTCGATCATTTTAATCCGCATGAAATTCAGAAAATTTTTGTCGTCACAAGCAATCATGCGGCAATTCAGACTATCGACTTTTCCGCTTATGGAATGAAAGCTGTCCCGTTGAGTGAAGACGGCAATATCTTCGTTATTACAGCTCAGCATGTCAATAAAGGAAATGCTTTAAAAGCACTGTGCGATCATCTTTCGCTGAATCTGAAAGAAGTCGTGGCATTTGGTGATGACTACAACGACTTGGAAATGATTCAGGAAGCTGGCTGCGGTGTTGCCATGGCGAATGCAGTGCCGGAAATTTTGGCCGCAGCGGATCAGCAGACGCTAAGCAACGACGAAGACGGCGTGGCAGTCTGGCTGCAGAAGCATCGTTCGGATTTTGCGTAA
- a CDS encoding Rpn family recombination-promoting nuclease/putative transposase: MAEISNYPHKQVPKQDSVSPHQRLRILDYRENDVFRYTFGSEEESSRRIRIAYLSDLLQCRLIRADMKNTEPMKDHSNEKGIRFDLLLETEDDEGRIQLVNLEIQNYQMSDSLSLRSQGYLARIVSDQITIGDQYDFDPVVQVMITNRIPQIKESYEDYLHPHRFFHEIHVERMAEEQCRILWVEMDKLENLEKKPIEEWRISEKIHYMIRFSHAKKKQKIIQELIEKEEIIAMMEEKKRDFLRDTSLAIARMRAKFDELDEQRVYEKGIMKGQLEGQRTLIQLVLGQRMKLSEADAKQIDSLESEALEDFILQLDKIQTPEDLQRQIAAVNQKKQTDQMISVLTAHD, translated from the coding sequence ATGGCAGAAATATCCAACTATCCTCACAAACAAGTGCCAAAGCAAGATTCTGTTTCACCTCATCAGCGTCTGAGAATCCTTGATTATCGTGAAAATGATGTCTTTCGATACACCTTCGGCTCGGAAGAGGAAAGCTCGCGAAGAATCAGGATTGCTTATTTGTCTGATCTGCTTCAGTGCAGGCTTATCCGAGCGGACATGAAGAATACGGAACCAATGAAAGATCACAGTAATGAAAAAGGGATTCGATTCGATTTGCTGCTCGAAACGGAAGACGATGAAGGCAGGATACAGCTGGTGAATCTGGAAATTCAGAATTATCAGATGAGTGACTCCTTGTCACTGCGTTCTCAGGGCTATCTGGCACGGATTGTATCCGATCAGATCACGATTGGTGATCAATATGATTTTGATCCGGTAGTTCAGGTCATGATTACCAACCGTATTCCGCAAATAAAAGAAAGTTACGAGGACTATCTTCATCCGCATCGGTTTTTCCACGAAATCCATGTGGAACGAATGGCAGAAGAACAGTGTCGGATCCTGTGGGTGGAAATGGATAAACTGGAGAACTTAGAAAAGAAGCCGATAGAAGAATGGCGGATATCGGAGAAGATCCACTATATGATCCGGTTCAGCCATGCGAAGAAGAAGCAGAAAATCATTCAGGAATTGATTGAAAAGGAGGAAATCATAGCGATGATGGAAGAGAAGAAAAGAGATTTTTTAAGGGACACGAGTTTAGCGATCGCCAGAATGCGGGCCAAATTTGACGAACTGGATGAACAAAGAGTCTATGAGAAAGGAATTATGAAAGGTCAACTGGAAGGACAGCGAACCTTGATTCAATTGGTGTTAGGTCAGCGGATGAAACTCAGCGAGGCTGATGCGAAACAGATTGACAGTTTAGAGTCAGAAGCTCTTGAAGATTTTATTCTGCAGTTAGATAAGATCCAGACACCGGAGGATTTACAGCGACAGATAGCTGCCGTTAATCAGAAAAAGCAAACCGATCAGATGATTTCCGTTTTAACGGCTCACGATTAA
- a CDS encoding bactofilin family protein, translated as MTKKYGKANQKSWKSILNTREQMTKTKDEEQEKIIDHSLKQEEPKVEEAEAKLEEMLPDNQEIPELTEIEAENNEYEKITIATQGLLSEAEPEEERKAAEGEDQKTIITADMKIIGDLEGCADLEFHGKITGNIITEGYVNMDGKIDGSIQALALRLNGGVVHGDILCEKTIEILPGSEVVGNLQAEIVTVNGHIRGDLYCGQMLTLLDHSVVEGNITTESISVYEGALVEGKLSMEKK; from the coding sequence ATGACAAAAAAGTATGGCAAAGCGAATCAAAAATCATGGAAATCAATTTTAAACACACGGGAACAGATGACAAAAACGAAGGATGAAGAACAGGAAAAAATTATCGATCATTCCTTGAAACAGGAGGAACCTAAAGTGGAAGAAGCTGAAGCAAAACTGGAAGAAATGCTGCCGGATAATCAGGAAATACCGGAACTTACCGAAATTGAGGCCGAAAATAATGAATATGAAAAGATTACTATTGCAACGCAGGGTCTGCTTTCAGAAGCTGAACCAGAAGAGGAGCGTAAGGCTGCGGAAGGTGAAGATCAGAAGACGATCATTACAGCGGATATGAAGATAATTGGAGATCTTGAAGGCTGCGCGGATTTGGAGTTTCATGGTAAAATTACCGGCAATATTATCACGGAAGGCTATGTGAACATGGATGGAAAGATTGATGGTTCAATCCAGGCCTTAGCTCTGCGTTTAAACGGCGGGGTGGTTCACGGGGATATTCTGTGTGAGAAAACGATTGAAATTCTGCCAGGTTCTGAAGTTGTTGGCAACCTTCAGGCTGAGATTGTAACGGTCAATGGGCATATCCGCGGTGATCTTTACTGTGGGCAAATGCTGACATTGCTGGATCACAGTGTTGTGGAAGGCAATATTACAACAGAGAGTATCTCCGTTTATGAAGGCGCATTGGTTGAAGGCAAGCTAAGCATGGAAAAGAAATAA
- a CDS encoding LytR/AlgR family response regulator transcription factor: MQIALCDDQAEDLKQLTYLIGTQHFTTAFSSGEALLVSMEEFHERYDLYLLDIFMEGISGLELARQIRRLDPDALLCFVSTSDDFYREAYNLYIFQYLVKPISQAQIHELLQRAQMQIQLQRQQQIVLETRGKSVVVPYHKLIFVTSRGHTLLFQCQNKVMYSIREKLSVIAERLDPQIFFRCHQSYLVNLYLVDSLDQDEFLCGEYHIPISRSYLSQARKLYHEVIFRNLK, translated from the coding sequence ATGCAGATTGCGCTCTGTGATGATCAAGCCGAAGATCTAAAACAGCTGACCTATCTGATTGGTACGCAGCATTTTACGACCGCTTTTTCCAGCGGTGAAGCCTTGCTTGTTTCCATGGAAGAATTTCATGAACGTTATGATCTCTATCTTCTGGATATCTTTATGGAAGGGATCAGCGGTTTAGAATTAGCGCGGCAGATCCGTCGTCTTGATCCGGACGCATTGCTTTGCTTTGTTTCAACCAGTGATGATTTTTATCGGGAAGCCTATAATTTATACATCTTTCAATATTTAGTCAAACCAATCAGTCAGGCGCAGATCCACGAGCTGCTGCAGCGTGCTCAAATGCAGATTCAGCTGCAGCGTCAGCAGCAGATCGTTCTTGAAACGCGGGGAAAATCCGTTGTTGTGCCGTATCATAAGCTGATCTTTGTGACCAGCCGCGGACACACGCTGTTGTTTCAGTGTCAGAACAAAGTGATGTATTCGATTCGTGAAAAACTGAGTGTGATCGCAGAACGGCTGGATCCGCAGATTTTCTTCCGCTGCCATCAAAGCTATCTTGTCAACCTGTATTTAGTCGACAGTCTGGATCAGGATGAATTTCTCTGCGGGGAATATCATATTCCCATTTCCCGCAGCTATTTAAGTCAGGCACGCAAATTGTATCACGAAGTTATTTTTAGGAATCTGAAATAA
- a CDS encoding sensor histidine kinase: MENLRDFSVIWSLVHILLIFMLLSRSRYSLRVTVSLTLCFMGCLVLANTFLLNTLGIDGMGRIFVLTCTLPTLLFYYWISCDRGWKFCFTFCLADTCALWLCITTNLLDLLLHGQLYILFITRMIAFPLAEYAAFRYLRRPYQNLQKTVSQGWAIFTLMAVLYYALLCIMPNWPNPIINRPADIPALILVLAAMPATYLTIFSTLHSQLLLFERSQKARQLQMQKEAAEQQLENQQALRQLQHDMKAHLIVLNGLLGEARIEEAQAYLQEINAYAMDQRKKEFCADPYLNAVLQQYSDRFLTLGAQWEYTLKYQSFPLTHAETCLIFSNALENCCDALQALPPSLREVSVQTDIQQNYALIRIKNRCGQKLQLTPHQLPPSCKKDSGHGLGLTTIQDIAQRQGGNIHCSVENGWFILDVMLKLEPVCDPQASADTTLA, encoded by the coding sequence GTGGAAAACCTGCGTGATTTTTCAGTGATCTGGTCATTGGTGCACATTCTCCTTATTTTTATGCTGCTAAGCCGTTCACGGTATTCGCTGCGGGTCACAGTTTCGCTGACCTTATGCTTTATGGGCTGCCTGGTCCTTGCCAACACCTTCCTATTGAATACCCTCGGGATTGACGGCATGGGACGGATCTTTGTCCTCACCTGCACACTGCCGACACTGTTGTTTTATTATTGGATTTCGTGTGACCGCGGATGGAAATTTTGTTTTACCTTCTGCCTGGCGGACACCTGCGCCCTATGGCTGTGCATCACGACCAATCTGCTTGATCTTCTGCTTCATGGTCAGCTTTATATTTTATTTATTACGCGGATGATCGCTTTCCCGCTCGCAGAATATGCGGCATTTCGATATTTGCGCAGACCTTATCAGAATCTTCAAAAGACAGTTTCACAGGGATGGGCAATTTTTACATTAATGGCCGTATTGTACTATGCGTTATTGTGCATCATGCCTAATTGGCCCAATCCGATCATCAACCGTCCAGCCGATATTCCTGCTTTAATCTTAGTTTTAGCTGCGATGCCGGCAACTTATTTAACAATCTTTTCAACCCTGCACAGTCAGCTGCTGCTTTTCGAACGCAGTCAAAAGGCTCGGCAGCTGCAAATGCAGAAAGAAGCTGCCGAGCAGCAGTTGGAAAACCAACAAGCTCTTCGCCAGCTTCAGCATGATATGAAAGCGCATCTGATTGTCTTAAACGGATTACTCGGCGAAGCAAGGATCGAAGAAGCGCAGGCCTATCTTCAGGAAATCAACGCTTATGCGATGGATCAGCGTAAAAAGGAATTTTGTGCCGATCCTTATCTGAATGCAGTTCTGCAGCAGTATTCCGATCGTTTTCTGACATTGGGCGCACAATGGGAATATACCTTAAAGTATCAATCCTTTCCTTTAACGCATGCTGAAACTTGTCTGATTTTCTCCAATGCCTTGGAAAATTGCTGCGACGCACTTCAAGCGCTGCCGCCGTCCCTGCGGGAGGTTTCCGTTCAAACAGATATTCAGCAGAATTACGCGCTGATCCGGATTAAGAACCGATGTGGTCAAAAACTCCAGCTGACTCCGCATCAGCTTCCACCCAGCTGCAAAAAAGACAGCGGGCATGGCTTGGGCCTGACTACCATTCAGGACATTGCCCAGCGGCAGGGCGGCAATATTCACTGCTCAGTGGAAAATGGCTGGTTTATTCTTGACGTGATGTTGAAGCTGGAACCCGTCTGTGATCCCCAAGCATCAGCCGATACCACCCTGGCATAA
- a CDS encoding TetR/AcrR family transcriptional regulator — MPKLLPNLRQTLIEKAIELSRTGGLSGLKLRDLARECDIALGTLYNYYPTKDSLVLDVVQQFWQNCFHQKTFPEGDVLVKLDWLYAMMKQSIDEFSAEFLHAASGLSPAALEEAKTRELQAQTHLTRQLALALQTSFPDETEEQLNERAAFLFTSLLGCLENRGYQYSSLRRWLEASLSHPSK; from the coding sequence TTGCCTAAACTTCTGCCTAATTTACGTCAGACTCTGATTGAAAAAGCGATTGAGCTGTCGCGGACTGGCGGCTTGAGCGGCTTAAAACTAAGAGATTTAGCCCGGGAATGCGATATCGCCTTAGGCACTTTGTATAACTACTACCCCACCAAGGACAGTCTGGTGCTCGATGTTGTTCAGCAATTCTGGCAAAATTGTTTTCATCAGAAAACATTTCCGGAAGGCGATGTTTTAGTTAAGCTGGATTGGCTTTATGCCATGATGAAACAAAGCATCGATGAGTTCTCCGCTGAATTTCTGCATGCTGCTTCAGGTTTATCCCCCGCTGCTCTGGAGGAGGCAAAGACCCGCGAACTGCAAGCGCAGACCCACCTGACACGTCAGCTGGCGCTGGCCCTTCAAACCAGCTTTCCCGATGAAACGGAAGAACAGCTCAATGAACGGGCAGCTTTTCTGTTCACCAGCTTGTTAGGCTGTCTGGAAAATCGTGGTTATCAATACAGCTCACTGCGCCGTTGGCTGGAAGCGTCACTGTCCCATCCTTCAAAATAA
- a CDS encoding DUF2871 domain-containing protein — protein MKKFINTAFIYALSAMAAGVFFREATRMLNYTDRTYLSLAHGHLFMLGTLFFLVVALLSKFIDFAETSSFRKAFVVYNIGLVWTVVLFLVHGWMQLQGMEVGAMIAGIAGLGHILWGIGLVWILNLIRSRA, from the coding sequence ATGAAAAAATTCATCAACACAGCTTTTATCTACGCGCTGTCTGCCATGGCTGCCGGCGTCTTCTTTCGGGAAGCAACCCGAATGCTGAATTATACGGACCGGACTTATTTATCTTTGGCCCATGGTCATCTGTTTATGCTTGGCACCTTGTTTTTCCTGGTCGTCGCTTTGTTAAGCAAATTCATTGATTTTGCTGAAACTTCCTCTTTCCGCAAAGCTTTCGTTGTCTATAATATCGGCTTAGTCTGGACGGTCGTCCTGTTTTTGGTTCACGGCTGGATGCAGCTGCAGGGCATGGAAGTCGGTGCGATGATCGCAGGAATTGCCGGGTTGGGACATATTCTGTGGGGCATCGGCTTAGTCTGGATTTTAAATCTGATCCGTTCCCGAGCCTAA
- a CDS encoding helix-turn-helix domain-containing protein, which produces MSEKKDYVDYSLLGQRVRRARKKAKLTQAKLAEKVGVSIPTISHIETGTNKVSLELFVSIANALNVTPDELILDSVPKLASMYMQDLREDLKDCTPAEYKILTDMLSNMKMLLRRYSSHEQDQ; this is translated from the coding sequence ATGAGCGAGAAGAAAGATTATGTGGATTATTCCCTTTTAGGTCAGCGAGTTCGCAGAGCACGGAAAAAAGCAAAACTGACCCAAGCCAAGCTTGCTGAAAAAGTAGGGGTGTCAATACCCACGATCAGCCATATAGAAACAGGGACGAATAAAGTCAGTTTGGAGCTGTTTGTCAGCATTGCCAATGCACTGAATGTTACGCCGGATGAGCTGATTCTGGACAGCGTACCGAAACTGGCTTCGATGTATATGCAAGATCTTCGGGAAGATCTGAAAGACTGTACACCGGCAGAGTATAAGATTTTAACGGACATGCTTTCCAATATGAAGATGCTGCTGCGCCGGTATTCGTCGCATGAGCAGGATCAATGA
- a CDS encoding helix-turn-helix transcriptional regulator, with translation MEVYNKEIFCRTMIVNEALFGQTEKQLRMMMNEVETELNFDFHDFYLCLTGLPKKYYTAELNMNRKDFVRIFEAFIRQIHNQARQDEIEMMHAVINYDGSKQIAFLIKKGSKSEAEILAFAGRIMEILEAEYQKDERYQRSSLANFTVLSPWICDYSALAATFETVRKLSRMAYFDMRPVVVQQQDIPEGKGDWKRIRELFEQIELLIFDKNMRKLELAVHELFSKEVKPSYNFDLAYAVINDLNRLTMKLKDQLNLELPSAQLLFRLERYFSVEETEKNVLQLLRRIHQEAAADYQRMSPITQQVLAWIKQNYMREIGLQEAADHLGLAPAYVSRTFSRDLKVSLSAYITRLRIERAKLLLMETNMKIAEIADNVGIVNRDYFSVLFKKNTGMRPQEYRDFYRQ, from the coding sequence ATGGAAGTCTACAACAAAGAAATTTTCTGCCGGACGATGATCGTCAATGAAGCCTTGTTTGGTCAGACTGAAAAACAGCTGCGGATGATGATGAATGAAGTGGAAACCGAACTGAACTTTGATTTCCATGACTTTTATCTTTGTTTGACAGGGCTGCCCAAGAAATATTATACGGCTGAGCTGAACATGAACCGTAAGGATTTCGTACGGATTTTTGAAGCGTTTATTCGCCAAATTCATAATCAGGCCAGGCAGGATGAGATTGAAATGATGCATGCCGTCATCAATTATGACGGTTCCAAGCAGATTGCTTTTCTGATTAAAAAGGGCAGTAAAAGCGAAGCGGAGATTCTGGCTTTTGCCGGACGGATTATGGAAATCCTAGAAGCCGAGTATCAGAAGGATGAACGCTATCAACGTTCCTCGTTGGCTAATTTTACCGTACTTTCTCCATGGATTTGCGATTATTCAGCGCTGGCCGCCACGTTTGAAACAGTACGGAAACTGAGCCGAATGGCGTATTTCGATATGCGCCCGGTTGTTGTCCAGCAGCAGGATATTCCTGAAGGAAAAGGGGACTGGAAACGAATTCGGGAGCTTTTTGAACAAATTGAATTGTTGATCTTCGATAAGAACATGCGAAAGCTGGAGCTGGCTGTGCATGAGCTTTTCAGCAAAGAGGTGAAGCCAAGCTATAATTTTGATCTGGCTTACGCAGTGATTAATGATCTGAACCGGCTGACGATGAAGCTGAAAGATCAGCTGAACTTAGAACTCCCCTCCGCTCAGCTGCTGTTTCGGCTGGAGCGTTATTTCAGTGTCGAAGAAACTGAAAAAAACGTGCTGCAGCTGCTGCGCCGTATTCATCAGGAAGCCGCAGCCGATTATCAGCGGATGAGCCCGATTACCCAACAGGTCCTGGCCTGGATCAAACAAAACTATATGCGTGAAATCGGTCTGCAGGAAGCAGCAGATCATCTGGGACTGGCGCCGGCTTATGTCAGCCGAACCTTCAGCCGGGATTTGAAAGTTTCACTGAGCGCCTATATCACGCGTCTGCGTATCGAACGGGCAAAACTGCTGCTAATGGAAACCAATATGAAAATTGCGGAAATCGCAGACAATGTGGGAATTGTCAACCGCGATTATTTCAGTGTCCTGTTTAAGAAAAATACCGGCATGCGGCCGCAGGAATACCGCGATTTTTATCGTCAGTAA
- a CDS encoding FAD-dependent oxidoreductase, giving the protein MKKLYNLGLSLLLGFGLTACAGNPQTQSPDPSQQPEAETKEETTTTVVVGAGGAGMMTAIELQNNGQEVILLEKQAMPGGATLLAATYFVAVDTEMQKEAGMGLSIEDYVAKQVASNPDFNADQLQRLLENSQDSIDWLNERGANLTRPMSNYQIGIADGSSLGVMLVKILNAECEKAGVDLRTETQVTEILMDQGKAVGVKAKGPEGEMIIHADHVVLATGGYAANQDLVKEYAFQWAGTPFTTAVGSTGDGHQLAKAAGANLTNMDVVRMNPAVYTDENGSSYSLSVARAEGGILVNLKGERFCNDYYPDYTQLSRWMIEQEGDYTYIVFDQKSVDTSSRLADFKDRGFFLEGQTLEELADQMGVPAENLTATVEKYRGYFDQGKDEEFGRTNNMNTRIDQAPYYAVKVKPGIQVTLGGIQVNDTLQVMNTEGQPIEGLYALGECADDGLFGGAPTNIDITFGRLLAQHLINQ; this is encoded by the coding sequence ATGAAAAAACTTTACAACCTTGGATTATCCCTACTTTTAGGCTTCGGTTTGACCGCCTGTGCAGGGAATCCGCAGACACAATCACCAGACCCATCCCAACAACCGGAAGCAGAAACAAAGGAAGAAACAACAACGACTGTGGTTGTCGGGGCCGGGGGCGCCGGCATGATGACGGCCATTGAACTGCAAAATAACGGTCAGGAAGTCATTCTGTTGGAGAAGCAAGCAATGCCGGGAGGAGCGACGCTGTTGGCCGCCACGTACTTCGTCGCGGTGGATACAGAAATGCAGAAGGAAGCTGGAATGGGGCTGAGCATCGAAGATTATGTTGCCAAACAGGTTGCTTCCAATCCGGATTTCAATGCCGACCAATTACAGCGCCTGCTGGAAAACAGTCAGGACAGCATCGATTGGCTGAATGAGCGTGGGGCCAATCTGACACGTCCGATGTCCAACTATCAGATCGGCATCGCAGACGGCAGTTCGCTGGGCGTCATGCTGGTCAAGATTCTGAACGCTGAATGTGAAAAAGCCGGTGTTGATCTTCGGACAGAAACACAGGTTACGGAAATTTTAATGGATCAGGGCAAAGCCGTGGGTGTCAAGGCTAAGGGACCGGAAGGTGAAATGATCATTCATGCAGATCACGTTGTCCTTGCTACCGGAGGCTATGCCGCAAATCAGGATCTGGTGAAGGAATATGCTTTTCAATGGGCGGGAACTCCGTTTACCACCGCTGTCGGCAGTACCGGCGACGGTCATCAGCTGGCAAAGGCAGCCGGCGCCAATCTGACAAATATGGATGTGGTGCGGATGAATCCGGCAGTCTATACGGATGAGAACGGAAGCAGCTACAGTTTGAGCGTTGCTCGGGCAGAAGGCGGAATTCTTGTCAATTTGAAGGGGGAACGCTTCTGCAATGATTATTATCCGGATTACACACAGCTGTCCCGCTGGATGATCGAACAGGAAGGCGATTATACCTATATCGTTTTTGATCAGAAGTCTGTTGATACTTCATCCCGACTGGCTGATTTTAAGGACCGCGGTTTCTTCCTGGAAGGCCAAACCCTGGAAGAGTTAGCGGATCAGATGGGCGTACCGGCAGAGAATCTGACGGCAACCGTAGAAAAATACCGTGGTTATTTCGATCAGGGTAAAGATGAAGAATTCGGCCGTACTAACAATATGAACACACGCATTGATCAGGCGCCGTACTATGCTGTAAAAGTAAAGCCGGGCATCCAGGTCACTCTGGGCGGTATCCAGGTGAATGATACACTGCAGGTCATGAATACCGAAGGCCAGCCGATCGAAGGCTTATATGCGCTTGGCGAATGTGCCGATGATGGTCTGTTCGGCGGGGCACCGACCAACATTGACATCACCTTTGGACGTCTGCTTGCTCAGCATTTAATCAATCAGTAA